From Zavarzinella sp., one genomic window encodes:
- a CDS encoding DUF1501 domain-containing protein encodes MSTFPITNRRDFLLSSGLGMFGLSLPQLLQAQDVTKKKPHAKACILLFMWGGPAQQDTWDMKPDAPDVYRGEFKPISTTVPGLQISEHFPQLAKRADELCLIRSMTHNDVNHTTATHHLLTGKPAPSGGLSDDWPNYGAVLSHLGRGKGPLPPYVSMMPVVPNGAPRFVEQSHGQGAGWLGPVYNPMRIDADASLPDYHVGALRPQAELSHQRLSNRQSLLTNLDGDSGSKILPTDAVKQANYERAFQLLANPTISRAFDLSLEPKKVRERYGMNRHGQSVLQARRLVEAGVPLVTVFWPNDGITNVSVYWDTHSRNFIDLKTRLCPVSDLATAALLDDLKERGMLDDTLVIWTGEMGRTPKVGQSVVGGAGAGKDGRDHWGKVFTTVLAGGGVAGGAVYGASDRFAAEPALNPVPPKDLAATIYHLLGVDPRLELHDRLKRPLQLCDGQIIEGILG; translated from the coding sequence ATGAGCACCTTTCCAATCACGAATCGACGGGATTTTCTTCTCTCCAGTGGGCTGGGGATGTTTGGTCTGTCGTTGCCGCAACTGCTTCAGGCACAGGATGTTACGAAAAAGAAACCCCATGCCAAAGCCTGTATTCTCCTCTTCATGTGGGGTGGGCCTGCCCAGCAGGATACCTGGGATATGAAGCCCGATGCCCCCGATGTCTACCGTGGGGAATTCAAACCGATCTCCACCACCGTGCCTGGTTTGCAGATCAGTGAACATTTTCCCCAGTTGGCGAAGCGGGCAGATGAATTGTGCCTGATTCGCTCGATGACGCACAACGATGTGAACCATACGACAGCGACGCACCACCTGCTGACGGGAAAACCGGCTCCCAGTGGGGGGCTGAGCGACGATTGGCCGAATTACGGTGCAGTGCTTTCCCACCTGGGGCGAGGAAAAGGCCCACTGCCGCCTTATGTTTCCATGATGCCCGTGGTGCCGAACGGTGCCCCACGTTTTGTGGAACAAAGCCACGGCCAGGGTGCGGGCTGGCTGGGCCCGGTTTACAACCCGATGCGGATTGATGCGGATGCTTCGCTGCCCGACTACCACGTGGGTGCCTTGCGGCCACAGGCAGAACTTTCCCACCAGCGTTTATCGAATCGGCAATCGCTGCTGACCAACCTGGATGGGGATAGTGGCTCGAAGATTCTCCCCACCGATGCGGTAAAACAGGCCAACTACGAACGAGCGTTTCAATTATTGGCCAATCCCACCATCAGCCGGGCATTTGATTTATCGCTGGAACCGAAAAAAGTTCGCGAACGGTATGGCATGAACCGTCACGGTCAATCGGTCCTGCAGGCACGCAGACTGGTCGAAGCGGGCGTGCCATTGGTGACGGTATTCTGGCCCAACGATGGTATTACCAATGTCAGCGTTTATTGGGATACCCACAGTCGCAATTTTATCGACCTGAAAACGCGTCTTTGCCCGGTCAGCGATCTGGCCACCGCCGCACTGCTGGACGATCTGAAAGAACGTGGGATGCTGGATGACACGCTGGTGATCTGGACTGGCGAGATGGGCCGCACCCCCAAAGTGGGGCAATCGGTCGTAGGTGGGGCAGGTGCAGGCAAAGATGGTCGCGATCATTGGGGCAAAGTGTTTACCACCGTTCTGGCAGGTGGGGGCGTTGCAGGTGGTGCCGTGTATGGTGCCAGCGATCGCTTTGCCGCCGAACCGGCACTGAATCCGGTTCCTCCCAAAGATCTGGCCGCCACAATCTACCATTTACTGGGTGTCGACCCACGACTGGAACTGCACGATCGCCTGAAACGCCCACTGCAACTGTGCGATGGTCAGATCATTGAAGGCATCCTGGGGTAG
- a CDS encoding 2-isopropylmalate synthase: MSASQDPNRVYIFDTTLRDGEQSPGCSMNQAEKMEMARALRDLGVDIIEAGFPIASPGDFESVQAIAREIQGPVICGLARSNNADIDRAGEALKDATRKRIHVFLATSAIHREFKLKMTREDILERTKAGVSRAKSYVDDVEFSPEDAARTELDFLAEVCEAAVQAGATTLNIPDTVGYAVPSHYADIIRYLKKNVRGAENVVFSVHCHNDLGLAVANSLAALMEGARQVECTVNGIGERAGNTALEEIVMALHTRSDFYHLQTGINTRLIYPTSRKLSVVTGMQVQRNKAIVGQNAFAHEAGIHQDGMLKNPSTYEIMKPEDVGITSTELVLGKHSGRHALKQRIQEMGYQVDDQQLQKIFEGFKVLADRKKIIYDADLEALVDNHLHTGTSEAWTLQNFSCSASFGVPPTAAVTLSHKDGRTVCVPAVGDGPVDAVLKSIQRGTGVELKVTDYRVRSVTGGLDAQGEALVEVEYDGRKLAGRGVNTNVIEASAQAFLQVVNRIVLREIQPRLKPTDHVSHEVVPETAQQ, encoded by the coding sequence ATGTCCGCGTCTCAGGATCCAAACAGGGTCTACATTTTCGACACCACCTTGCGCGATGGCGAACAGTCCCCGGGCTGCTCGATGAATCAGGCCGAAAAGATGGAAATGGCGCGGGCACTACGGGATCTAGGCGTCGATATTATCGAAGCTGGTTTCCCGATTGCATCTCCAGGGGATTTTGAATCGGTGCAGGCGATTGCCCGCGAAATTCAAGGCCCGGTGATCTGTGGGCTGGCACGCAGCAACAATGCTGACATCGACCGTGCGGGAGAGGCACTGAAGGATGCCACGCGAAAACGGATCCACGTTTTTCTGGCAACAAGTGCCATCCATCGCGAATTCAAACTGAAAATGACCCGCGAAGATATTCTGGAACGCACCAAGGCGGGGGTCAGTAGGGCAAAATCTTACGTGGACGATGTTGAGTTTTCGCCAGAAGATGCTGCACGCACCGAATTGGATTTTCTGGCAGAAGTCTGCGAGGCTGCGGTGCAGGCAGGTGCCACCACGTTAAACATTCCCGATACCGTGGGCTATGCTGTTCCCAGCCACTATGCGGATATTATTCGCTACCTGAAAAAAAATGTGCGTGGTGCAGAGAATGTGGTTTTCAGTGTGCACTGCCACAACGACCTGGGCCTGGCAGTGGCCAACAGTCTGGCAGCCTTGATGGAAGGTGCCCGACAGGTGGAATGCACAGTCAACGGTATTGGCGAACGTGCCGGCAACACTGCGCTGGAAGAAATTGTGATGGCGCTGCACACCCGCAGCGATTTTTACCACCTGCAGACCGGTATCAACACCCGCCTGATTTATCCCACCAGCAGAAAGCTGTCGGTGGTAACAGGCATGCAGGTGCAGCGCAACAAAGCGATTGTAGGACAGAATGCCTTTGCCCACGAAGCGGGGATTCACCAGGATGGCATGCTGAAGAACCCCAGCACCTACGAAATTATGAAACCGGAAGACGTGGGGATTACCAGCACCGAACTGGTGCTGGGCAAGCACAGTGGCCGCCACGCACTGAAGCAGCGAATACAGGAAATGGGCTATCAGGTGGACGACCAGCAACTGCAAAAGATCTTTGAAGGATTCAAAGTGCTGGCAGACCGCAAAAAGATTATTTACGATGCGGATCTGGAAGCATTGGTCGATAACCACCTGCATACGGGCACTTCAGAAGCCTGGACCTTGCAGAACTTCAGTTGTTCGGCCAGTTTTGGTGTCCCCCCCACCGCTGCGGTAACGTTATCCCACAAAGATGGCCGCACGGTTTGCGTTCCTGCCGTGGGTGATGGTCCGGTTGATGCGGTGCTGAAATCGATCCAGCGTGGGACAGGTGTGGAATTGAAAGTTACCGATTACCGCGTGCGAAGTGTCACTGGTGGCCTGGATGCCCAGGGAGAAGCCCTGGTGGAAGTTGAGTACGACGGACGGAAACTTGCTGGTCGAGGTGTGAACACCAACGTGATTGAAGCAAGTGCCCAGGCTTTCCTGCAGGTAGTTAACCGGATTGTACTGCGGGAAATTCAACCCAGATTGAAACCCACTGACCACGTCTCCCACGAAGTGGTGCCAGAAACCGCACAGCAGTGA
- a CDS encoding DUF4291 domain-containing protein — protein sequence MKQLFVENYLEQLCHWPKEGKHILAHFDADTIIVYQAYHQEIAEYAVEHRAFGGFGGASFSYSRMSWIKPNFLWMMFRSGWATKPNQERILALRISRHFFDSLLAQSVASTFDQEKYVTIDEWQQALQKSNVRMQWDPDHNPSGNPISRRAIQLGLRREMLTRFGKRELKEVIDITSFVTEQREVLQGNKNMLLTVSERVYQPSDEAIRKQIGLDDWPANV from the coding sequence TTGAAGCAGCTTTTTGTTGAAAATTATCTGGAACAACTTTGCCATTGGCCGAAAGAAGGCAAACACATTCTTGCCCACTTCGATGCAGATACGATAATCGTTTATCAGGCGTACCATCAAGAGATTGCCGAGTATGCGGTAGAGCACCGTGCTTTTGGAGGTTTTGGAGGTGCCAGTTTCAGTTACTCTCGCATGAGTTGGATTAAGCCAAATTTTCTGTGGATGATGTTTCGTTCGGGCTGGGCAACCAAACCGAATCAGGAAAGAATTTTAGCACTCAGAATATCCCGGCATTTTTTTGATTCACTGCTTGCACAATCAGTTGCTTCGACATTTGACCAGGAAAAATATGTTACAATTGATGAATGGCAGCAAGCACTGCAGAAGTCAAATGTTCGCATGCAATGGGATCCCGACCATAATCCGTCTGGCAATCCTATCTCTCGTCGTGCAATTCAATTAGGATTACGACGGGAGATGTTAACAAGATTCGGCAAGCGGGAATTAAAAGAAGTAATTGATATTACATCGTTTGTTACAGAACAACGCGAAGTGCTGCAAGGTAACAAAAACATGCTACTGACAGTCAGCGAGCGAGTGTATCAACCCTCGGACGAAGCGATCAGAAAGCAGATCGGTCTGGATGATTGGCCCGCAAACGTATGA